Proteins from one Chaetodon auriga isolate fChaAug3 chromosome 19, fChaAug3.hap1, whole genome shotgun sequence genomic window:
- the LOC143338537 gene encoding protein FAM163B-like has translation MTAGTVVITGGILATVILLLIIAVLCYCRLQYYCCKKEESESEEEEPDFAVTSRLPPVHSNHNIVAATAAASSIPNGPDLFCTPPLARKLTRSQTFCPSCTHYELPFYLQPPQPQLHHQPDGLRNGGDRISYRSVQQQDLELPVPVNISNYRKPNLARSVTMRDMFTRSCSISTDV, from the exons ATGACAGCCGGGACAGTGGTCATCACTGGTGGAATTCTAGCTACAGTTATATTACTCCTTATCATCGCAGTACTGTGCTACTGTAGGCTGCAG TATTATTGCTGCAAGAAGGAAGAGTCCgagtcggaggaggaggagccggaCTTTGCCGTTACATCCCGCCTCCCACCGGTCCACTCCAATCACAACATTGTGGCGGCGACGGCCGCCGCCTCCTCCATCCCAAATGGCCCCGACCTTTTTTGCACCCCTCCGCTGGCCAGGAAACTAACACGCTCACAGACCTTCTGTCCCTCCTGTACACATTATGAGCTGCCTTTCTACCTCCAGCCCCCTCAGCCGCAGCTCCACCATCAACCAGATGGGTTGAGGAATGGAGGTGACCGGATCAGCTACCGCAGCGTCCAGCAGCAGGACCTGGAACTGCCAGTGCCTGTGAACATTTCAAACTACCGTAAACCAAACCTCGCCCGGTCGGTCACCATGAGGGACATGTTCACCcgcagctgcagcatcagcactgATGTTTAG
- the swi5 gene encoding DNA repair protein SWI5 homolog, producing MNTEQAAETPLSAKNLSVLTPEGKDSKKGLLKRTPFSKFKKVHSSFKSPLQVSETAKVSRAEEVAELERRREQLDTEIAQLEAEGYRVEELERHIDMLHEYNDIKDIGQSLLGRIAALRGTTTRDLYSHFGLELDD from the exons ATGAACACAGAGCAGGCCGCTGAAACCCCCCTTAGTGCCAAAAATTTGTCAGTTTTGACGCCAGAGGGGAAAGACTCGAAGAAAGGACTATTGAAAAG AACTCCTTTCTCAAAGTTTAAGAAAGTACACTCCAGCTTCAAATCACCT CTTCAAGTATCTGAGACTGCTAAAGTAAGCCGTGCAGAGGAGgtggcagagctggagaggagaagagagcagctggATACAGAGATAGCACAGCTGGAGGCTGA AGGATACAGAGTCGAGGAGCTGGAGCGTCATATTGATATGCTGCATGAGTACAATGACATCAAAGACATTGGACAATCACTCCTGGGCCGTATTG CTGCTCTGAGAGGGACCACTACACGAGATCTCTACAGCCACTTTGGTCTGGAACTTgatgactga